One Yoonia sp. BS5-3 genomic window carries:
- the panB gene encoding 3-methyl-2-oxobutanoate hydroxymethyltransferase, which translates to MSATAKKRAPLPDDIRAAKGGTPLVSLTAYTTPMAQMMDDHCDFVLVGDSVGMVLHGLPSTLGVTMEMMIMHGQAVARGLSSAMMVIDMPFGSYEESREHAFRNAAHLMAETGAGAVKLEGGVAMADTIAFLVARGIPVMAHVGLTPQSVNTLGGYKVQGRGAARDALIADAQAVSDAGAFAVVLEKVPASLADEITALLPIPTIGIGASAGCDGQILVVDDMLGLFTAFKAKFVKRYAHLGDEGAAAIAAYAAEVRARTFPAAEHIFADEAPK; encoded by the coding sequence ATGAGCGCCACAGCCAAGAAACGTGCCCCGCTGCCGGATGATATTCGGGCCGCGAAGGGTGGGACTCCGTTGGTCAGTTTGACCGCCTATACAACGCCCATGGCCCAGATGATGGATGACCATTGCGATTTTGTTCTGGTGGGCGATAGCGTGGGGATGGTGCTGCATGGGCTGCCCTCGACCCTGGGTGTGACCATGGAGATGATGATCATGCATGGACAGGCCGTCGCCCGCGGCCTGTCCAGTGCTATGATGGTCATCGACATGCCCTTTGGGTCTTATGAGGAAAGCCGCGAACATGCGTTTCGCAATGCGGCCCACCTGATGGCCGAGACGGGGGCGGGTGCTGTGAAGCTGGAGGGCGGTGTCGCGATGGCCGACACCATCGCCTTTCTGGTGGCCCGCGGCATTCCGGTGATGGCTCATGTGGGTCTGACCCCGCAATCTGTGAATACGCTGGGCGGCTATAAGGTGCAGGGGCGCGGTGCCGCCCGTGATGCTTTGATCGCCGATGCGCAGGCGGTCAGTGACGCAGGTGCTTTTGCGGTCGTTTTGGAGAAGGTCCCGGCCAGCCTTGCCGATGAGATCACGGCGCTTTTGCCCATTCCGACCATTGGTATTGGGGCCAGCGCAGGCTGTGACGGTCAGATTTTGGTTGTCGATGACATGTTGGGCCTGTTCACGGCGTTCAAGGCGAAATTCGTCAAGCGCTATGCCCATCTGGGCGATGAGGGGGCTGCCGCGATTGCCGCCTATGCTGCCGAGGTGCGCGCCCGCACCTTTCCGGCCGCGGAACATATCTTTGCCGATGAGGCCCCAAAGTGA
- the panC gene encoding pantoate--beta-alanine ligase — MIAPIERQLAGLRAVTAGWRKAGQTIGVVPTMGALHQGHLSLARAAREKCDRVIVTIFVNPKQFNNPDDLENYPRTEEDDARKLESIGVDLIYVPGPDQIYPDGFATTVTVAGLTDMLCGATRPGHFDGVATVVPKLFLQTSADYAFFGEKDYQQLQVVRRLAADLDIPIEVIGCPTIREEDGLAMSSRNLLLSDRSRIHAPVLAEVMTDMRDALRGGAAMTGIIADATARIQAAGFTDIDYLELRDGTDLSLLPHAKPDARLFAAAWLAGVRLIDNIAV; from the coding sequence GTGATCGCCCCGATTGAACGGCAGCTTGCCGGGCTGCGTGCGGTGACCGCCGGCTGGCGCAAGGCTGGGCAGACCATTGGCGTGGTGCCCACGATGGGCGCGCTGCATCAGGGGCATTTGTCGCTCGCCCGGGCGGCGCGGGAAAAATGTGACCGCGTCATTGTCACGATTTTCGTGAATCCCAAGCAGTTCAATAATCCCGATGATCTGGAAAACTATCCGCGCACCGAAGAGGATGACGCCCGCAAGCTGGAAAGCATCGGCGTGGATCTGATCTATGTCCCCGGACCCGATCAGATCTATCCTGATGGGTTCGCGACGACGGTCACGGTTGCGGGTTTGACGGATATGCTCTGCGGTGCCACACGCCCGGGCCACTTTGATGGCGTGGCGACTGTGGTGCCAAAGCTGTTCTTGCAAACATCGGCTGATTACGCATTCTTTGGTGAAAAGGACTACCAGCAATTGCAGGTGGTCCGCCGCCTGGCCGCTGATCTGGACATCCCGATAGAGGTCATCGGCTGCCCCACGATCCGCGAAGAGGATGGTTTGGCCATGTCATCGCGCAATCTGCTGTTATCGGATCGTTCGCGCATTCACGCCCCTGTCTTGGCCGAGGTGATGACCGACATGCGCGACGCGCTGCGCGGCGGGGCGGCGATGACGGGTATCATCGCAGATGCCACGGCCCGCATTCAGGCCGCTGGTTTTACCGACATTGATTATCTGGAACTACGCGATGGCACAGATTTGTCACTGCTGCCGCATGCCAAACCTGATGCGCGCCTATTCGCGGCCGCCTGGTTGGCTGGGGTCCGGTTGATCGACAATATTGCCGTTTAG
- a CDS encoding aldehyde dehydrogenase family protein — translation MPLKMFDIPEVSHLIGGAWIRGEAPIQVMDPSTSVPISTIARGTAQDIDAAVQAAQDALASDWGRMTARDRGRILTRIGQAVLEHIETLAEVEARDVGKPLTQARADAVALARYMEFYGGSTDKITGETIPYLDGYTVYTLREPHGVTGHIIPWNYPMQIIGRSVGAALAMGNACVLKPAEDACLTALAFAQIALDAGLPPGALNVVTGLGSEAGAALAAHPGIAHMSFTGSVRTGEMIQAAAAKNVIPVTLELGGKSPQLVFDDADLDRALPFLVSAGIQNAGQTCSASSRILVQRGVYDDVVARMSEAYQSLKVGPAIDDLDVGPLISARQKEIVTGFLAQGRDRTMAAQGQIVTDAKGHYVAPTLFKDVPYDHPLARDEIFGPIQVIIPFEDEEDALRIANSTDYGLVAAVWTKDGGRQMRLAKALKSGQVFINNYGAGGGVELPFGGVGKSGHGREKGFEALYGFSTLKTVAAWHG, via the coding sequence ATGCCACTGAAAATGTTTGATATTCCAGAGGTCTCGCATTTGATCGGCGGGGCTTGGATTCGTGGCGAGGCCCCGATCCAAGTCATGGATCCATCAACCTCTGTGCCCATATCCACCATTGCCCGGGGTACTGCGCAAGACATCGACGCAGCCGTGCAGGCCGCGCAAGATGCATTGGCGTCCGATTGGGGCCGCATGACCGCACGTGATCGGGGGCGGATATTGACCAGGATCGGACAGGCCGTGCTGGAACATATTGAAACCCTTGCCGAAGTTGAGGCACGGGACGTTGGTAAACCCCTGACACAGGCCCGCGCCGATGCGGTCGCTTTGGCCCGTTACATGGAATTTTACGGCGGCTCGACCGATAAAATCACAGGCGAAACAATACCTTATCTGGATGGCTATACCGTTTACACCCTGCGCGAGCCGCATGGTGTGACCGGCCATATCATCCCATGGAACTATCCGATGCAGATCATCGGGCGCTCGGTCGGGGCGGCGCTGGCCATGGGCAACGCCTGCGTGCTGAAACCGGCCGAAGACGCCTGTTTAACAGCGCTCGCCTTCGCCCAAATCGCCTTGGATGCAGGCCTACCGCCCGGTGCGTTGAATGTGGTTACGGGGCTGGGGTCCGAGGCTGGTGCTGCCCTCGCCGCGCATCCCGGCATCGCGCATATGTCCTTCACCGGATCGGTGCGCACCGGTGAGATGATACAGGCAGCTGCCGCCAAAAATGTGATCCCCGTCACGCTGGAATTGGGCGGGAAATCCCCGCAGTTGGTCTTTGATGACGCAGACCTTGATCGGGCGCTCCCGTTCCTTGTGAGTGCCGGCATTCAGAATGCGGGGCAGACCTGTTCGGCCTCCAGCCGTATTCTGGTGCAGCGCGGGGTCTATGACGACGTGGTCGCCCGTATGTCTGAGGCATATCAATCGCTTAAGGTTGGACCCGCCATAGATGATCTGGATGTCGGCCCGCTGATTTCGGCCCGGCAAAAAGAGATCGTGACCGGCTTTTTGGCGCAAGGCCGCGACCGGACGATGGCCGCCCAGGGGCAGATCGTGACGGATGCCAAAGGGCACTATGTCGCGCCGACTTTGTTCAAAGACGTACCCTATGATCATCCGCTCGCCCGTGACGAAATCTTTGGTCCGATCCAGGTGATCATCCCCTTTGAGGATGAGGAAGACGCGTTGCGGATCGCCAACAGCACCGATTACGGCCTTGTCGCTGCGGTCTGGACCAAAGACGGCGGGCGGCAGATGCGGCTGGCGAAGGCGTTGAAATCGGGACAGGTCTTTATCAACAATTATGGCGCAGGCGGCGGGGTAGAGCTGCCCTTTGGCGGGGTCGGGAAATCGGGCCATGGGCGCGAAAAAGGGTTTGAGGCGCTTTATGGCTTCTCTACCCTAAAAACCGTGGCGGCATGGCATGGGTGA
- a CDS encoding ABC transporter permease translates to MNRNLIIGTALTAVFITLAMLSFIWTPYNIETLDIANKLQSPNSAYLLGTDHFGRDILSMIMMGARTSLAVAFVAVGIGIGLGVPLGLLAAARHGSLLDEIIMRGNDLVFAFPSLVIAILITAVFGASATNAIIAIGIFNIPVFARLTRGAALPLWERDFILAARVCGKSATRISVEHIMPNITNLMIVQGTIQFSLGILAEAALSYIGLGAQPPTASWGRMLADAQTLVSIAPHTALVPGFAILLMVLGLNLMGDGLRDWLDPRLRVMRT, encoded by the coding sequence ATGAACCGCAATCTGATCATCGGCACGGCCCTGACGGCGGTCTTCATCACGCTGGCGATGCTGTCGTTCATCTGGACGCCTTACAACATCGAAACCCTCGACATCGCAAACAAACTACAATCGCCAAACAGCGCCTATCTGCTTGGCACCGATCACTTTGGGCGGGACATCCTGTCGATGATCATGATGGGCGCGCGCACCTCGCTGGCTGTGGCCTTTGTGGCCGTGGGCATCGGCATCGGGCTCGGCGTCCCGTTGGGACTTCTCGCGGCGGCACGGCATGGATCACTGTTGGACGAGATCATCATGCGCGGCAATGACCTTGTCTTTGCCTTCCCGTCACTGGTCATCGCGATCCTGATTACCGCCGTCTTCGGGGCCTCGGCAACCAACGCCATCATCGCCATCGGCATCTTCAATATCCCCGTTTTCGCGCGGCTGACACGCGGGGCGGCACTGCCTTTGTGGGAGCGTGACTTCATCCTCGCCGCCCGCGTCTGCGGCAAGTCCGCTACGCGCATATCGGTGGAACATATCATGCCGAACATCACGAACCTGATGATCGTCCAAGGGACCATCCAATTCTCGCTGGGCATCCTGGCCGAGGCCGCCCTGTCCTACATCGGCCTTGGCGCGCAACCCCCCACCGCCAGTTGGGGGCGGATGCTGGCCGACGCACAAACCTTGGTCAGCATCGCGCCCCACACAGCCCTCGTGCCCGGCTTTGCGATCCTGCTGATGGTGTTGGGGCTGAACCTGATGGGCGACGGTCTGCGCGACTGGCTCGACCCGCGCCTCCGGGTGATGCGGACATGA
- a CDS encoding DMT family transporter — protein MSISDRPSLGIGLRVLSGILFTAMVVCVKAVSDSVPVGQTVFFRSFFALIPLVIFLALRQEFPSGLATQRPVGHLIRSGFGAAAMFASFASVARLPVAEAILIAQLAPLFTAIAAVVFLSEKLTDWRIAGLALGFTGVIVLVWPELGGGTLDGRRLFGIGFGLLTAVLTAFALIMVRSLNRTESPGAIAFYFVVVAMIGGLLSLPWGWVLPDMQTILLLVLAGLFGGFAHIAMTLSFRYAEASRLAPFEYITLLWPVLADLLIFGLTLSSSFLFALPLVLGGAAVAAAEKRPAKAP, from the coding sequence ATGAGCATCTCTGACCGCCCCAGCCTGGGCATCGGCCTGCGGGTTCTGTCGGGCATCCTTTTCACCGCGATGGTAGTTTGCGTCAAAGCGGTCAGCGACAGCGTGCCCGTGGGGCAAACCGTCTTTTTCCGATCATTCTTTGCACTGATCCCATTGGTGATCTTTCTGGCACTGCGGCAGGAATTTCCAAGTGGGCTTGCAACCCAAAGACCCGTTGGGCACCTGATAAGGTCTGGTTTCGGGGCAGCGGCAATGTTTGCATCCTTCGCATCCGTCGCGCGATTGCCCGTGGCCGAGGCCATCCTGATCGCGCAACTCGCGCCGCTCTTTACAGCAATCGCAGCTGTCGTGTTCCTGTCGGAAAAATTGACAGACTGGCGCATCGCGGGATTGGCGCTTGGGTTCACCGGGGTGATCGTCTTGGTCTGGCCAGAGCTTGGGGGCGGCACGCTGGATGGACGCCGCTTGTTTGGGATCGGGTTTGGGCTGCTGACGGCGGTTTTAACCGCATTTGCATTGATCATGGTGCGAAGCCTCAATCGTACCGAAAGCCCCGGCGCCATCGCATTTTACTTTGTTGTCGTCGCAATGATCGGCGGGCTGCTGAGCCTGCCATGGGGATGGGTGCTGCCGGATATGCAAACCATTCTGCTGCTGGTCCTGGCCGGGCTTTTCGGGGGGTTCGCGCATATCGCAATGACATTGTCATTCCGCTACGCCGAAGCATCCCGGCTGGCGCCGTTCGAATATATCACCCTCCTTTGGCCGGTCCTGGCTGACCTGTTGATATTTGGACTGACCTTAAGCAGCAGCTTTCTGTTCGCGCTTCCGCTTGTGCTAGGCGGGGCCGCCGTTGCTGCGGCCGAAAAACGACCTGCGAAAGCGCCCTAA
- a CDS encoding ABC transporter permease produces the protein MIRYAAGRLTSLVISLFVASIVIFAVIEVIPGDPAAFMLGVNARPDTIAALRAEMGLDQSLTRRYFDWITGLLQGDFGQSWTYKTPVADLISDRIWVSLPLAVYALILSTLIAFPAGIYAASRRGGAGDVTIMGATQLGVAIPNFWFAMILVLIFAINLRWFSAGGFPGWDNPVQALKSLTLPAIALALPQAAILARVMRSSLLDMLGEDFIRTARAKGLSRRQALWKHAVRNALIPVLTIIGLQFSFLLAGGIIIEQIFFLPGLGRLIFQSISARDLIVVESVVMLLVFTVIMVNFLVDLAYAAVDPRLRSKA, from the coding sequence ATGATCCGCTACGCCGCAGGCCGCCTGACATCGCTTGTGATCAGCCTCTTCGTGGCCTCCATCGTTATTTTCGCCGTGATCGAGGTGATCCCCGGCGACCCCGCGGCCTTCATGCTGGGGGTGAACGCACGGCCCGATACCATCGCGGCACTCCGGGCCGAAATGGGGCTGGATCAGTCTCTAACACGGCGATATTTCGATTGGATCACGGGATTACTGCAAGGCGACTTCGGCCAATCCTGGACCTATAAAACCCCCGTCGCGGACCTGATCAGCGACCGGATCTGGGTCTCGCTCCCCCTCGCTGTCTACGCCCTGATCCTGTCCACACTCATCGCCTTCCCTGCCGGAATCTACGCGGCCAGCCGCCGTGGGGGCGCAGGCGATGTGACCATCATGGGGGCCACACAACTAGGCGTCGCCATCCCCAATTTCTGGTTTGCGATGATCCTTGTGCTAATTTTCGCCATCAACCTGCGCTGGTTCAGCGCGGGCGGCTTCCCCGGCTGGGACAACCCCGTTCAAGCGCTGAAATCCCTGACCCTCCCCGCCATCGCCTTGGCGCTACCGCAAGCCGCGATCCTTGCACGGGTCATGCGCTCATCCCTCCTGGATATGCTGGGCGAAGACTTCATCCGCACCGCCCGCGCCAAGGGGCTGTCCCGCCGCCAAGCCCTCTGGAAACATGCGGTACGCAACGCGCTGATCCCGGTGCTGACCATCATCGGATTGCAATTCTCATTCCTGCTGGCAGGCGGGATCATCATCGAACAAATCTTCTTCCTCCCGGGCCTCGGACGGCTGATTTTCCAATCCATCAGCGCGCGTGACCTGATCGTGGTGGAAAGCGTGGTGATGCTGCTGGTCTTCACCGTGATCATGGTGAATTTCCTGGTCGATCTGGCCTATGCGGCCGTTGATCCGCGCTTGCGATCCAAAGCATGA
- a CDS encoding ABC transporter permease, whose translation MRSVVILAIVLAAFAGLGPMLAPYDPTAIDIPHRLSGPHGAHPLGTDALGRDILSRLLYGARWSLGLAFFISVMGLTIGTIMGLVAAQGGRLADWIVMRTTDTFLAFPELVAAVVIAGVLGAGTGSLIFALTVTGWMRYARVARGIGLSLQTRGYVVQAKLAGMSAIAIARWHYLPALLPSWAVVWTGMFARAILGISALGFLGFGMQPPLPEWGTMLLDARIHMRSTPLQMIWPGLAVVICVLAINLTGDALRDALAKEDQQG comes from the coding sequence ATGCGTAGCGTCGTCATTCTGGCAATTGTCTTGGCGGCGTTTGCGGGGCTGGGACCCATGCTCGCGCCTTATGATCCAACGGCGATCGACATTCCACACAGGCTCAGCGGCCCGCATGGCGCACACCCTTTGGGGACGGATGCGCTGGGGCGGGATATCCTGTCGCGATTGCTTTACGGGGCACGTTGGTCACTGGGTCTGGCCTTTTTCATTTCCGTGATGGGTCTGACAATCGGGACCATCATGGGGCTTGTGGCAGCGCAAGGCGGCAGGCTGGCTGATTGGATCGTCATGCGAACAACCGATACATTTCTCGCCTTCCCCGAGCTTGTTGCGGCCGTGGTCATCGCAGGGGTACTGGGCGCAGGCACAGGCAGCCTGATCTTTGCGCTGACAGTCACAGGCTGGATGCGCTACGCCCGGGTGGCACGGGGGATTGGCCTGTCGTTGCAAACGCGCGGCTATGTGGTGCAGGCAAAACTGGCAGGAATGTCCGCAATCGCGATCGCACGCTGGCATTATCTGCCTGCGCTGCTGCCATCTTGGGCGGTGGTGTGGACGGGCATGTTCGCGCGGGCCATCTTGGGGATCTCGGCATTGGGGTTTTTGGGCTTCGGGATGCAACCGCCACTGCCCGAATGGGGCACAATGCTGCTGGACGCACGCATCCACATGCGCTCCACCCCGTTACAAATGATCTGGCCGGGACTTGCGGTGGTGATCTGCGTGCTTGCAATCAACCTGACCGGAGACGCGCTCCGCGACGCGCTTGCAAAGGAAGACCAACAAGGATGA
- a CDS encoding ABC transporter substrate-binding protein — protein sequence MTYARTGLTAALALCATTALAQDSITVAIQLEPPNLDPTGGAAQAIDSVLYANVFEGLTRFDANGAILPALARSWDISEEGLVYTFTLADGVSFHDGTTMDAEDVKFSLDRARAEDSTNAQKGLFEGITDVTVIDPQTVQVTLAQPNGNFLFNLAWGDAVIVAPESIADIASSPIGTGPFTFADWVQGDRIELTRNADYWGAAPALESATFRFIADPTAAFAAVMAEDVDAFIGFPAPENLPQFEADPRFQVLVGNTEGETILSTNNKMPPFDNVLVRQAVAHAIDRQAIIDGAMFGLGTPIGTHFAPHNPDYVDLLGNSPYDPERAKELLAEAGFADGFTTTLKLPPPSYARRGGEIIASQLRAVGIETEISNVEWAQWIEDVFTNKDFGLSIVSHTEPMDIGIYANPDYYFQYDNPDFQTLMETLNATTDPATRSDLLKQAQTIISEDYVNGYLFELAVATVAKAEIQGLWVNQPTAAVDLTGVSWAN from the coding sequence ATGACCTACGCACGCACTGGCCTGACAGCCGCACTCGCCCTTTGCGCCACAACGGCGCTGGCGCAAGACAGCATTACCGTGGCCATTCAGCTCGAGCCACCGAACCTCGACCCCACGGGCGGGGCGGCGCAGGCAATCGACAGTGTGCTTTATGCCAATGTCTTCGAAGGTCTGACCCGGTTTGATGCCAACGGGGCCATTCTGCCCGCGCTGGCGCGCAGCTGGGATATATCCGAGGAAGGTCTGGTCTACACCTTCACGCTTGCCGATGGGGTCAGCTTCCATGACGGCACCACCATGGACGCCGAAGACGTCAAATTCAGCCTTGATCGCGCCCGGGCCGAAGATAGCACCAACGCGCAAAAGGGCCTGTTTGAAGGGATCACCGATGTAACGGTCATCGACCCACAAACGGTGCAGGTCACGCTTGCCCAGCCGAATGGGAATTTCCTGTTTAACCTCGCATGGGGTGACGCGGTGATCGTGGCGCCGGAAAGCATTGCCGATATTGCCAGCAGTCCCATCGGGACCGGCCCGTTCACCTTCGCCGATTGGGTACAAGGCGACCGGATCGAACTGACGCGCAACGCCGATTACTGGGGTGCTGCCCCTGCACTGGAAAGCGCCACCTTCCGGTTCATCGCCGACCCGACCGCCGCCTTTGCCGCCGTGATGGCCGAGGACGTGGACGCCTTCATCGGTTTCCCCGCCCCCGAAAACCTGCCGCAATTCGAGGCAGACCCCCGGTTCCAGGTCCTCGTTGGGAACACCGAGGGCGAAACGATTCTGTCCACCAACAACAAGATGCCGCCCTTCGACAACGTATTGGTCCGACAAGCCGTGGCGCACGCCATAGACCGGCAAGCGATCATCGACGGGGCGATGTTCGGGCTCGGCACGCCCATCGGCACGCATTTCGCACCGCACAACCCCGACTATGTCGATCTGCTGGGCAACTCCCCCTACGACCCCGAACGGGCCAAGGAACTGCTGGCCGAAGCAGGCTTCGCCGACGGCTTCACCACCACCCTGAAACTGCCCCCACCCTCCTACGCACGGCGCGGGGGCGAGATTATCGCGAGCCAATTGCGCGCGGTCGGGATCGAAACCGAAATCAGCAACGTCGAATGGGCGCAATGGATCGAGGACGTCTTCACCAACAAGGACTTCGGCCTGTCCATCGTCAGCCATACCGAACCCATGGATATCGGGATCTACGCCAACCCGGACTACTATTTCCAATACGATAACCCGGATTTCCAGACCCTGATGGAGACACTCAACGCCACAACAGACCCTGCAACGCGCAGCGATCTGCTGAAACAAGCGCAAACCATCATCTCAGAAGATTACGTCAACGGCTACCTCTTCGAACTAGCGGTCGCCACTGTTGCTAAGGCAGAAATCCAAGGGCTCTGGGTCAATCAACCCACCGCAGCGGTTGACCTGACCGGCGTCAGTTGGGCGAATTAA
- a CDS encoding dipeptide ABC transporter ATP-binding protein — protein MSLLSIKDLSLSISDTDILHDVDIAMAAGDIVAITGESGSGKSMTALSVMGLLPRAAKTGGSVVLDGVDILQTSEPDLCQMRGNTMGMVFQEPMTALNPVQTIGAQVAETILIHEKTSKAAAHERAAQMLERVGLKVPSSRYPHELSGGQRQRVVIAMAIALRPKLLIADEPTTALDVTTQARILDLLRDLVREFDMGLLIITHDLAVVADIADTIVVMQNGRVVESGPTAHLLQNMQHPYTKALFAASTHQVSLSVRTDSVQLLYAKNIVRDYPLPRQNILGERPKFRALDDVSFHIAHGERVGLVGESGCGKSTLTRAILGLEDVQDGEIRLDGVPVFTGKKPNLSVRRKMQVVFQDPYSSFNPRHKVDRLITEPFHLLENPPTGKARETAISKALQDVGLSSDDAGKYIHEFSGGQRQRIAIARALIIEPALIIFDEAVSALDVSVRAQVLDLIADICGKRQLAYLFISHDLSVVRSVTDRVLVMKSGKIVEQGDTEIVFSNPQHAYTKSLIAAAPQLPEVTHATENV, from the coding sequence ATGAGCCTGCTGAGCATCAAAGACCTGTCCCTGTCCATCAGCGACACCGATATCCTGCATGACGTGGATATCGCCATGGCCGCCGGAGACATCGTGGCGATCACCGGCGAAAGCGGCTCTGGCAAATCCATGACCGCGCTCAGCGTGATGGGCCTGCTGCCGCGCGCGGCCAAAACCGGCGGCAGTGTCGTGCTGGATGGTGTCGATATCCTGCAAACGTCCGAACCCGATCTGTGCCAGATGCGCGGGAACACCATGGGGATGGTGTTCCAAGAACCCATGACCGCCCTGAACCCGGTGCAAACCATCGGCGCGCAGGTGGCCGAAACGATCCTGATCCACGAAAAGACAAGCAAGGCTGCCGCGCACGAACGCGCGGCGCAAATGCTGGAACGGGTCGGGCTGAAAGTCCCATCCAGCCGCTACCCGCACGAACTCTCCGGTGGACAACGCCAGCGGGTCGTCATCGCCATGGCTATCGCACTGCGGCCCAAACTGCTGATCGCGGATGAGCCGACAACCGCGCTTGATGTGACCACCCAGGCCCGCATCCTCGACCTGCTCCGCGACCTCGTGCGTGAATTTGACATGGGGCTGCTGATCATCACCCACGATCTGGCCGTGGTGGCCGATATCGCTGACACAATCGTCGTGATGCAAAACGGGCGCGTGGTCGAAAGCGGCCCGACGGCGCATTTGCTGCAAAATATGCAGCATCCCTACACGAAAGCGCTGTTTGCCGCCTCAACCCATCAGGTTTCGCTGTCTGTACGTACAGATTCTGTACAGCTTTTGTACGCCAAAAATATCGTCCGGGATTATCCGTTGCCACGGCAAAATATCCTCGGAGAACGCCCTAAATTTCGGGCGCTGGACGATGTCAGCTTCCACATCGCACACGGCGAACGGGTGGGTCTTGTCGGCGAAAGCGGATGCGGAAAATCGACACTCACACGGGCTATTTTAGGGTTAGAAGACGTCCAAGACGGCGAAATCCGACTGGACGGCGTACCCGTGTTCACCGGCAAAAAGCCCAACCTCTCGGTCCGCCGCAAAATGCAAGTCGTCTTCCAAGACCCCTACAGCAGCTTCAACCCCCGCCACAAGGTCGACCGACTGATCACAGAACCCTTCCACCTGCTGGAAAATCCACCCACAGGTAAGGCGCGTGAGACCGCGATTTCCAAAGCATTACAAGACGTTGGCCTGTCTTCTGACGACGCGGGAAAGTACATCCACGAATTCTCGGGCGGCCAACGACAGCGCATCGCCATCGCGCGCGCATTGATCATAGAGCCTGCGTTGATCATCTTCGACGAAGCCGTCAGCGCGCTGGATGTCTCCGTTCGGGCACAAGTGCTTGATCTAATTGCAGATATCTGCGGAAAACGGCAATTGGCCTATCTGTTTATCAGCCATGATCTGTCGGTAGTGCGCAGTGTCACAGACCGCGTCCTGGTCATGAAATCAGGGAAGATCGTGGAGCAAGGCGACACCGAAATCGTCTTTTCCAACCCGCAACATGCCTACACAAAATCGCTTATCGCAGCGGCACCGCAACTGCCAGAGGTCACCCATGCCACTGAAAATGTTTGA
- a CDS encoding N-acetyltransferase, with amino-acid sequence MLIRPETPANIDVIHDLTQAAFAPKAFSDGTEGPIINAMRDAGDLTLSLVAEDAGTIIGHVAFSPAHISEAAGDWYGLGPISVREDRQGQGIGRALIEAGIATLAEQGAAGCVLTGNPNIYQRIGFRSDGNLHHAGTEDRHVHWRLINGAAPKGQLRFAPALDAA; translated from the coding sequence TTGCTGATCCGCCCCGAAACGCCCGCCAACATCGATGTGATCCATGACCTGACCCAAGCGGCCTTTGCCCCAAAGGCGTTCAGCGACGGCACCGAAGGGCCGATCATCAACGCCATGCGCGACGCAGGTGATCTGACGCTGTCACTGGTGGCAGAAGACGCCGGCACCATCATCGGCCATGTGGCCTTCTCGCCCGCCCACATCAGCGAGGCGGCGGGTGACTGGTACGGGCTTGGCCCGATCTCCGTCCGCGAAGACCGACAGGGGCAAGGCATCGGGCGCGCGCTGATCGAGGCAGGCATCGCCACGCTTGCGGAACAAGGTGCCGCCGGATGCGTGTTAACCGGGAACCCGAATATCTACCAACGCATCGGCTTCCGCTCTGATGGGAACTTGCATCACGCAGGCACCGAAGACCGGCACGTCCATTGGCGGCTGATCAACGGTGCCGCACCCAAAGGGCAGCTTCGCTTTGCCCCAGCCCTAGACGCGGCCTGA